The Aedes albopictus strain Foshan chromosome 1, AalbF5, whole genome shotgun sequence genomic interval gaattcctccggggattcctccaggaattcctccggggattcctccaggaattcctccggggattcctccaggaattcctccggggattcctccaggaattcctccggggattcctccaggaattcctccggggattcctccaggaattcctccggggattcctccaggaattcctccggggattcctccaggaattcctccggggattcctccaggaattcctccggggattcctccaggaattcctccggggattcctccaggaattcctccggggattcctccaggaattcctccggggattcctccaggaattcctccggggattcctccaggaattcctccggggattcctccaggaattcctccggggattcctccaggaattcctccggggattcctccaggaattcctccggggattcctccaggaattcctccggggattcctccaggaattcctccggggattcctccaggaattcctccggggattcctccaggaattcctccggggattcctccaggaattcctccggggattcctccaggaattcctccggggattcctccaggaattcccccggggattcctccaggaattcctctggggattcctccaggaattcctccggggattccttcaggaattcctccggggattcctccaggaattcctccggggattcctccaggaattcctccggggattcctccaggatttcctccggggattcctccggggattcctccaggaattcttccaggaattcctccaggaattcttccaggaattcctccaggaattcttccagggattcctccaggaatacctccaggaattcttccaggaattcctccaggaattcttccaggaattcctccaggaattcttccaggaattcctccaggaattcttccaggaattcctccaggaattcttccaggaattcctccaggaattcttccaggaattcttccagaaattcctccaggaattcctccaggaattcttcctggaattcttccaggaattcctccaggaattcttccagggattcctccaggaatacctccaggaattcttccaggaattcctccaggaattcttccaggaattcctccaggaattcttccaggaattcctccaggaattcttccaggaattcctccaggaattcttccaggaatgcctccaggaattcttccaggaattcctccatgagttcttccaggaattcttccaggaattcctccaggaattcttccaggaattcctccaggaattcttccaggaattcctccaggaattcttccaggaattcctccaggaattcttccaggaattcctccaggaattcttccaggaagtcctccaggaattcttccagaaattcttccaggaattcttccaggaattcttccaggaattctgccaggaatgcctccaggaattcttccaggaattcctccatgagttcttccaggaattcttccaggaattcctccaggaattcttccaggaatgcctccaggaattcttccaggaattcctccatgagttcttccaggaattcttccaggaattcctccaggaattcttccaggaattcctccaggaattcttccaggaattcctccaggaattcttccaggaattcctccaggaattcttccaggaattcctccaggaattcttccaggaattcctccaggaattcttccaggaattcctccaggaattcttccaggaattcctccaggaattcttccaggaattcctccaggaattcttccaggaattcctccaggaattcttccaggaattcctccaggaattcttccaggaattcctccaggaattcttccaggaattcctccaggaattcttccaggaattcctccaggaattcttccaggaattcctccaggaattcttccaggaattcctccaggaattcttccaggaattcctccaggaattcttccaggaattcctccaggaattcttccaggaattcctccaggaattcttccaggaattcctccaggaattcttccaggaattcctccaggaattcttccaggaattcctccaggaattcttccaggaattcttccaggaattcctccaggaattcttccaggaattcctccaggaattcttccaggaattcctcctgggattcctccaggaactcctcctgggattcctccaggaattcctccagggattctcccaggaatttctccagggattcctccaggaattcctccagggattcctccagggattcctccaggaattcctccagggattcctccaggaattcctccagggattcctccaggaattcctccagggattcctccaggaattcctccagggattcctccagaaattcctccagggattcctccagggattcctccaggaattcctccagggattcctccaaggattccttaggtagttcctccatgaattccttcaggaatttcaccacgatttcttccggtaattcctccaggaattccttcgagaattcctccagggatccctccatgaattcctacagggtttctctcaagaatttattcggggattcttccaagtaattgctccatgaattcattcgggaatttcaccaggaattctttcgggaatttctccaggaattcctccagagattcctccaggagttcctccagaaatttctccagtaattcctccagggatttcccccaggattcctcccggaattcctccagagattcttccaagaattcctccaagtattcctccagggatttttccaggatttcctttagagatttctctaggaattcttctagggatttctccaggaatttctctaggtatttctccaggaattcttctagagatttctccaggaattcctctacggatttctccaggaattcctctagagatttctccaggaatttcttttgggatttctccaggaattcctctagagatttctccaggaattcctgaagaaatccctcatggaattcctcgagaaagtcttccagaaattccttccggaatttctccagggaatcctcccttaattcttccaggaatttgtcaaggaattcctctagggattcttcaagagattcctccaggtattccataagaaatccctcatgggattctttcaggaagtcctcaagggattcctcccggaattcctccagggattcctccctcaattcctccagggattccttaggaatttctccggagattcttaagggaatacctccaaggataattcctccagagattccttaaagaatccttaatgggattctctcgggaagttttccagggaattctccagaaattcatcaagggaatcatctatcaattccttcaggaatttattctggtatttctcttgggattcctcagggcTGGATCTAAGGGGACCGGGCCCCACAtccgggcctccacatccgctctggccccggacccccacaatccttaatcctggcctgaattctaccaagacttctgcctgatattcctccatgatttctgcgTGGAATTTTTCCAGTATGTCATCCTGGCATTCCAAACTATTTGTAAAATTCACcgatggaaatccttgaagaaatttctgaagaaatccctgaagaaatttctgaagaaatcccgaaaggagtacctaaagaaatccagaaagaaatttctttaaaacgccagaagcaatttctggagaaatcccagaagcgatttctgcagaaatcccagaaggaattccagaaaacatcCAGGacgagatttctggaagaatccccgaaggaatttctggaacaatccccgaaggaattcctggaggattcgcagaaggaatttctggaggattcccagaagaaattacttgagacacttccgatggaattccctgaacaacggaagaattatttgaggcgtctccaaagaaattcggtgagaaatcccgaaaggaattcctggaggaatacccgaaggaattcctggacgaatctccgaagaaattggattttgagaaattcgttgagaaatccctaaaggaattcctgggggaatactcgaagaaattcctggaggagtctccggaggaattcctggaggaaaccccggaggaatctccgatggaattcccggaagaatctccggtgcaattttcggaggaatctccgaagggatcctggaagaatttctgaaggcatccccggaagaatttctgaaggaatccccggaagaagtcctggaggaatcctagaaggattctatagataaatctctggaagaaatcccggaggaatctccgatggaattcctggaggaatccccggagaaatacctggaggaatccccggaggaattcctgaaagaattcctggaggaactcctggaagaattccttgaggaattcctggaggaattgctggataaattcctggaggaattgctggaagaattcctagatgaattcctgaacgaattcccggaggaattcctggaggaatccccgaaaggaattcctgaaggaaaccccgaaggaattcctggaggaatctccgaaggaatttctggaggaatccccgaaggaattcctggaggaattcctggaggaatttctggaagaattcctggaagaattcctggaaaaattcctggaggaactcctggaagaatttctagaagaattccttgaggaattcctggaggaattgctggatgaattcctggaggaattgctggaagaattcctggatgaattcctgaacgaattcccagaggaatccctggagaaattcctggaggaatcctcagaggaattcctggaggaatccccgaaggaattcctggaggaatccccgaaggaattcctggaggaatccccggaggaattcctggaggaatccccgaaggaattcctggaggaattcctggaagaattcctggaagaattcctggaggaattcttggaggaattcctggaagaatttctggaggaaatcttggaggaattcctggaagaattcctgaaggagctcctggaagaattcctggaggatttcctggaagaattccttgaggaattcctggatgaattcctggaggaattgctggatgaattcctggaggaattgctggaagaattcctggatgaattcctgaactaattctcggaggaatccccgaaggaattcctgaaggaacccccgaaggcattcctggaggcatctccgaaggaattcctggaggaatccccggaggaattcctggaggaatccccggaggaattcctggaggaatccccgaaggaattcctggaggaatccccgaaggaattcctggaggaatccccgaaggaattcctggaggaatccccgaaggaattcctggaggaatccccgaaggaattcctggaggaatccccgaaggaattcctggaggaatccccgaagaaattcctggaggaattcctggaggaattcctggaagaattcctggaggaattcctggaggaattcctggaagaattcctggaggaattcctggaagaattcctggaggaattcctggaagaattcctggaggaattcctggaagaattcctggaggaattcctggaagaattcctggaggaattcctggaagaattcctggaggaattcctggaagaattcctggaggaattcctggaggaattcctggaagaattcctggaggaattcctggaagaattcctggaggaattcctggaagaattcctggaggaattcctggaagaattcctggaggaattcctggaagaattcctggaggaattcctggaaaaattcctggaggaattcctggaagaattcctggaggaattcctggaagaattcctggaggaattcctggaggaattcctggaagaattcctggaggaatccccgaaggaattcctgaaggaacccccgaaggaatttctgaaggatcccccgaaggaattcctggaggaattcctggaagaattcctggaggaattcctggaagaattcctggaggaattcctggaggaatccccgaaggaattcctgaaggaaccctcgaaggaattcctgaaggatcccccgaaggaattcctggaggaattcctggaagaattcctggaggaattcctggaagaattcttggaggaattcctggaggaatccccgagggaattcctgaaggaaccccagaagaaattcctgaaggaacccccgaaggaattgctggaggaatctccgaaggaattcctggaagaattcctggagaaattcctggaagaactcctggaggaattcttggaagaattcctggaagaattcctggaggaactccgggaagaattcctggaggaactcctggaagaatttctggagaaactcctggaagaattcctggaggaactcctggaagaattcctggagggattcctagaggaattcctggatgaattcctggaggaattgctggatgaattcctggaggaattgctggaagaattcctggaggaattcctaaacgaattcccggaggaatccccgaaggaattcctgaaggaacccccgaaggaattcctggaggaagctccgaaggaattcctggaggaatctccgaaggaatttctggaggaatttctggaggaattcctggaagaatctctggaggaatccctgatggaatcctctcaagaattcgtggtgaaatggaatttcaggaggaattccctgaggttttttttggggaatcacagatagaaatcttggaaaaatcacaaactcaaatactggttttgaaatcctagaagaaaaattaggacgaaatctcagaaagaacttttaggcgaattccaaaactgctggaaatatttgaaggaattgctaagaattcacaacagcttccggaaaaaaatcaggaagaatcccagaaagaaactccggaggaactcttggaggtttgccagaaagagctcccggaggaattcccgtactaatcactaatcaacaccacttcattttgaaaatagttgctCCCCACACTCAATTTGTATGATTTGTAACAAGTTCCGGCGTCTCATCCAGTGGTCCATTCTAGCAACAGCTAACCGCAGTGTTCCGGTGATGGTTCCATAGAAATGTAGGCATTAGAATCCGGCAGAAACATCATTTAAATTCACACCAGCAGCAGCCGCTCTATGTTGTTTACATCTCGCACTTCGCACAAAATCCGAACAGCGCgagaaacgtcacttttccttgcggaataattggtcaggctatttttcccaaaagaaaaattgacagctggcttgatcgacacaatcatcaccacccttgtcaccatcatcattgatcatcaagttcgtcgatttttccgtttcagctgagtaccgctcaagaaatttcgacagaaaatcgtttcttgaccgtttcttggcctatctttttacacagtacttacgatGTGAGTATCACCCCAGAATCCATACCATTACTGATTTATGCATGTCACACAAATGTTGGTGCTTTGGGACCAAAAACTGCTCGAAACTGATCTGCTATCTGCAGGTGGGCGATCGTAGGAATTGTAGCGATTATGTGGAGTCAAACACCTTCGGTGAACGCTTTCCGCTTCCGTCCTCCAGGTAGAAGATAACGCCCTTGTTGAAGTCGTCTTTGTCCTCTTTTTTGTCTTGCTATTTATGCCTTCACCATATTCCGATTGCCTAACACCGATTCTGCTCCTCCGGTGGAGAAATGGTGGTTGTGTTTACCGAAGCATTGGCGGAATGCCCTTGGTCAAACCGGCAACGGTGGGAAGGGTAGGATTGATGATACCTGGACGGCTCTATCCCAGTGCAGCTGTGAGATGTGCAATTTGTCTGCTCGTCCTTTTTAGAAAAAGGCAAATAATGTTAGAAATATCATCgctgaaaatattctcaatttagttgaaaatcggagttttcgactatcgaagttggatttttctccaaatccatgcgtcggacctaactctGGAAGTGGTGCGCTATACAGCCAATTTCGCTAGTCGGAAatttcgggtttcaactgcacggagaatatatccacttatccgcgagcggtaatggcggtggcgggcacaaataaccgattcgaattttgacgtttcttggggatcgcaatcggttggcgccactgaagagtgggtgaaggggtgaggaggagaatgacaatgttttgactttcccccaataaacgtcaaaatccgaaccggttggatatgcccgccgtcgccattaccgctcgcggataagtggatacagtACAACAGAATCCATACATACCATGATTACTAATTTGTGTATGCCACAGACATGTTGGTGCTTTGGGACCAAAACTGCTCGAAACTGATCAGCAATCTGTAGATGGGCGATCGTAGGAATTGTTGCAGATTGTGTGGGGTCAAACAACTTCGGTATCCTCCAcgacctttctaaagaaacaaaataaatgttAAAAATATCATCGCTAAAAATATGGTATAGCAGAATCTATACCCACCATAGTTAGTTATACTGATTTATGTATTCCACAATTTCTTCAGGGTAGAAAAATATTGCAGAATCGACTGTCGGTTTGATTAGATGAGACACATAGTGCTTAACATCTATGGTTTGATTGTTGCTGATAAAATCAAGCAAGTAGTCTTCATCATTGTTTACTAGCTCAAATAAACAACCTGTCAATCCAACTGATGAATGTGTGTcatctttttgaattttcaaagATACCTCTGCCGCACAATAGGAATTGTTTTTTCGATTCAAGTATTTGAatccataaattttaaaaacccTTAGTGTCTGATTCATTCGAAGCAACACATATTCTCCTACCACAATTTTTTCGAGGACTTCATTGCAGTATCTTGGGCTGTTACTTTTGTCTGGTTTATCGAAAAATCGATATGTGCGATCGGTGGAACATTTTTGCAAGCCAGATGTCAGCATCCACAGAAATGTCCGTTTTTTTACATGAATGATCTTGTTCCGCCGATTTTTGATTTTGAAAACGTTCTTAAAATTTTTCGAATCGGGCAACAAAATCTCTTCGCCAATGTTTTCGAACAGCTCTGAAGCATCGTGAACATCGCATTTTATTTCTTTTTCATACACTGCAAATTCCTCGGGAACCGTGATAAATTCGCTTTCATCAAAAGCATAAGCTTCTTCGTCGATATTTTCTTGGACATCATCATCGCTTCCATATTCTTCAGGAACTGTGATGAATTCGACTTCAGGCGAACTACTAATCTGCTTTGTTGTGAGACACTTTGTTGTTACGCTACTGTCGAAGCAAATGTCTGATGAATCTATTCCCAATTCTATCAGAATTCTCTCAACAGATGCTTGCGCTTTTTCGACTTCCCGAATGATTTCATCGTTTGTCGGCATTGTGACTTTTTCTGTCTTGATTGAATTGTTTTTCAAACTTGGAAAGTTTAAAACATGTGCGTTTCTGTGCATGACATTTTTCTTGAATTGAATCCGACTTAAGCGTGATTCGAAACCTTGGATCGTAAAATTGACGACTGTAGACTCCGTGGAAGTGAATGCTCGGGCTTCCCTAAAAGTACTCTCGCAAGCTTGGCTTTGATTCCAGTTAGGGTTGAATTCGGTACCGTTAACTCGACAATGAACGATGTAATTGATGAGAGAATGCGCGTTTATTTCCAACCCCCAGTAGGCATTCGTTGTGACGCAGTTTTTTAGGTTGCCGAATTTCTTCACACACCAATTACGCCAACTACGCACTAGGAATAGAGCGTGCCTGTAACAGGAAAAAAACATATGATTGAAAGCTTGCTAAAACTGCTAAAATAGACGATAGAGATATTGCATTAGGACAACTTCACTGGTGGTCCATTTTTTGTTCCAAATTTATACCGTTTTTGGAACGGTCCAAATATATTAGACCAATTGAAAATGGATCAAAATGCTTGCTCGCGCAGCGGTGTTCTAAATCTGTTTGGTGTATTTTACTTGTAAACAATATtgtgacatttgcacccatttagactcggccgaaattcattatcatcacagtcgaatttcgcacacgacttcgcagcggctggcatacacaagttcggttgagttcatgacaggggcgtcggatgctcaacaggtaaacaaaataagtttgattagtgtgaaattttgctgggaaatgatgattcagtggattcttaaattatcacagtagtctaaacattaatgagaaacccagtAATAAACAAAGAGAGCACTGTAGATCGTGAAAAACAGAATCGCGATGTAGACATTTTTCGGggaacttcaggaattccttcggggattcctccaggaattccttcggggattcctccaggaattccttcggggattcctccaggaattccttcggggattcctccaggaattccttcggggattcctccaggaattcctttgaggattcctccaggaatttcttcggggattcctccaggaattccttcggggattcctccaggaattccttcggggattcctccaggaattccttaggggattcctccaggaattccttcggggattcctctaggaactccttcggggattcctccaggaattccttcggggattcctccaggaattccttcggggattcctccaggaattccttcggggattcctccaggaattccttcggggattcctccaggaattccttcggggattcctccaggaattccttcggggattcctccaggaattccttcggggattcctccaggaattccttcggggattcctccaggaattccttcggggattcctccaggaattccttcggggattcctccaggaattccttcggggattcctccaagaactccttcggggattcctccgggaattccttcggggattccttcggggattcctccgggaattccttcggggattcctccaggagttccttcggggattcctccaggaattccttcggggattcctccaggaattccttcggagattcctccaggaattcctttgaggattcctccaggaattccttcggggattcctccaggaataccttctgggccagcttcaatctgcgtaccaagtctctggtgaaagagttgtcaaatgagtcagaaaaaaaagcaaaaaaaaaagaaagttattTACCTTCTTACTTTTTTTGTTCCGGATGTTTTTTCCATCGACGTttatttttcttcgatttttacggcctgatcCAGATTCGGTCTGATATCCTCGGGATTGTTATTTCTAAGTGGATTTCGTCACATTTCCCATCTACTCCATCGATGAATCAACAGATCGGTTggctcagcaccgtatttaaaGAAAAGCAAGCAATAAGTTGGTACAGCGTTGATATTCCGGATGATCCGATGTTCGGATCGGAAATCGGGCACAAAGTGTCCGCATTCgaaatgtataaaatggttttatggatggCTGAGAGAGATTTGCAGGAGATGCTgctagggaagtttgggaggttgacgaggttcaTTAACAGGATAATCAAAATGGGGCTCATCGCtcatcgattagttttggtgtttTCCGAGGATATTTGATTGTCTTGCTCCGGATCAGTCGagggttcagttttgttttgcttgaaatcagctttgattgatataaacgtcatacaggccaagccttttaacagcactgtcaggcttcttattcggctcatagacactgggtttacaagcactatagcatagtgtcatatactaatatacggcttattccagtgcttactatttataatgcctgagaacatttgaaaatCTTTTATAGAGCCTATTGACACGGAAAAGCTTTCGCATGGCCTTTAGACCGCTTACGAcagggcttagtggttacttgggtaccttGGTTATTATGTAAATTGCCTTTActataccttatttagaaaatacACAACATTTATCGCGGAAAAAATATCCTCATAAATTTATTCattgataaacattgcatctgaacaccccctgacttccgcgccaaaaagctggcggcttggctgccggcaacagctgatcaaaGAATCAGTTGGCGCCCGATCAGCTGTCCTTGTTTCACCAATTCAATGTTTTTAGATACGCGTTTGCGCGCGAGATCTTTCTCGCTCGTTTTTGCTGTCAAATCCGTCAGCGACcgttcaccgaccgtttgaaacgtcGACTGTTTCaaacggtcgtgaacagtttggaactggacggtcaatatTATCTAACTCTGTATGTAATAATGTACACGCTCATTGAAatctactcaaaagtgagtagaattcgactcactttggtagaaagtggaacagctcaaaagagagtaatcaggggcctgtagcataatcgggctaataatattagctacaagttacaagttactaGTACttatattacaagtgctaataatttgtgttgcataaacgctcgattttccactaatattattagcacttgtaatattagagaccatgaaaatacaagttgttttggttcatttacctgtcaaagttcatccgacagttcactaataatttgaaatggcagttgctGTTTATTTACTTTCTGTATTTTTCGAGTAACATccaaaagaaaaattaaaaaaggatGTTCGTTAAAAATAACTTCGTAGAATCCGAAGTTTTCCATTCTCGATACGATacatgaagaaaagcatgtgctaTTCGGATCATTTTTGACCACTCTAACAAAATAAAGTTATTAAAAACTATGATATTCCAATTACCAAAATAAAGTAATTTATTAAACATTAattaaaaacacatttttatattgtACTTTTATTCTTTTGGTGAGTGGTTTTCTTATGTCATTTtcatagacaaatagacgaccGAAGCGTCAAAGACGATAAACAC includes:
- the LOC109428658 gene encoding uncharacterized protein LOC109428658, yielding MFFSCYRHALFLVRSWRNWCVKKFGNLKNCVTTNAYWGLEINAHSLINYIVHCRVNGTEFNPNWNQSQACESTFREARAFTSTESTVVNFTIQGFESRLSRIQFKKNVMHRNAHVLNFPSLKNNSIKTEKVTMPTNDEIIREVEKAQASVERILIELGIDSSDICFDSSVTTKCLTTKQISSSPEVEFITVPEEYGSDDDVQENIDEEAYAFDESEFITVPEEFAVYEKEIKCDVHDASELFENIGEEILLPDSKNFKNVFKIKNRRNKIIHVKKRTFLWMLTSGLQKCSTDRTYRFFDKPDKSNSPRYCNEVLEKIVVGEYVLLRMNQTLRVFKIYGFKYLNRKNNSYCAAEVSLKIQKDDTHSSVGLTGCLFELVNNDEDYLLDFISNNQTIDVKHYVSHLIKPTVDSAIFFYPEEIVEYINQYN